A single region of the Glycine max cultivar Williams 82 chromosome 20, Glycine_max_v4.0, whole genome shotgun sequence genome encodes:
- the LOC102661963 gene encoding uncharacterized protein, translating to MFTDECTANKLRVSYARILVEVDITQKMVDVITINKKGQRRQQKIEYEWKPLFCERCQKIGHRCTNSVNTKQGQRKQWSIKSVEADEPKTTTETTIEECEIPEASHRGEWNDVNKRGTGKKRNNHLVREVHCENGFGALEIGNDHLGPVDNT from the coding sequence ATGTTTACGGATGAATGCACAGCGAACAAGCTTAGAGTCAGCTATGCTCGCATTCTTGTGGAAGTGGATATAACCCAAAAAATGGTTGATGTCATCACCATTAACAAAAAAGGGCAGAGGAGACAACAGAAAATCGAGTACGAATGGAAACCGTTGTTTTGTGAAAGATGTCAAAAGATTGGCCACAGGTGCACCAATTCAGTTAACACAAAACAGGGGCAAAGGAAACAATGGAGTATAAAGTCAGTTGAAGCTGATGAGCCCAAGACAACAACGGAAACTACTATCGAAGAGTGTGAGATCCCTGAAGCTAGTCACAGAGGTGAGTGGAATGATGTTAACAAAAGGGGCACagggaaaaagagaaacaaCCACCTTGTGAGAGAAGTGCATTGTGAGAATGGATTTGGTGCCTTAGAGATTGGGAATGATCATCTAGGGCCTGTTGATAACACATGA